A single genomic interval of Brevundimonas diminuta harbors:
- a CDS encoding capsid assembly protein, translated as MTTETPAIEAENIDLPASALPEGVTADEYRASLDKTEATTETAKAARPAHIPEKFWDADKGEIKTDDLVKSYAELEQKFSGAKKDDDKPLDLKIEKADGEAQAEANPITTAFEAFAQTYAETNGAPGEDAIAKIEKLGVPKTIIQTYMDGLAALGREQSASIFAAAGDEQTLDAAMAWGENCLSDEDRAAYNALVDNPATQRQGVEWLVGRFKAAQPNEGNFVQGQSGAATGDVFRSRAEMINAMKSDKYQTDTAYQREVAEKAERSIANW; from the coding sequence ATGACAACAGAGACCCCGGCCATTGAGGCCGAAAATATCGATCTCCCGGCCAGCGCCCTCCCCGAGGGTGTGACGGCCGACGAATACCGCGCCAGCCTCGATAAGACCGAAGCGACTACCGAAACCGCCAAGGCCGCGCGCCCCGCGCACATTCCAGAAAAGTTTTGGGACGCCGACAAGGGCGAGATCAAAACCGATGATCTGGTCAAATCCTACGCCGAGTTGGAACAGAAGTTCTCCGGTGCGAAAAAGGACGACGACAAGCCGCTCGACCTCAAGATTGAGAAGGCGGATGGCGAGGCACAAGCGGAAGCAAATCCGATCACGACGGCTTTCGAAGCCTTCGCGCAGACCTACGCCGAAACGAATGGCGCGCCGGGTGAAGACGCCATCGCCAAGATCGAGAAACTTGGCGTCCCCAAGACCATCATTCAGACCTACATGGACGGCCTTGCCGCGCTGGGTCGTGAACAATCCGCGAGCATCTTTGCCGCAGCCGGTGATGAGCAGACGCTAGATGCCGCGATGGCATGGGGCGAGAACTGCCTCTCTGATGAAGACCGCGCAGCCTATAATGCGCTGGTCGATAATCCTGCCACTCAGCGCCAAGGCGTCGAATGGCTGGTCGGCCGGTTCAAAGCCGCGCAGCCAAATGAGGGCAACTTCGTGCAGGGCCAGAGCGGCGCCGCGACAGGTGACGTTTTCCGCTCTCGTGCGGAAATGATCAACGCCATGAAATCGGACAAGTATCAGACCGACACCGCCTATCAGCGCGAGGTCGCAGAGAAAGCCGAACGCTCGATTGCGAACTGGTAA
- a CDS encoding phage capsid protein produces MANSIPSNPGFKAGGAAGNTALLLEIFGGEIQAAYERMTIMRDKHRIFKLENGKTLRFPRVGRATASYHTPGTEILGKQIDHDEIVLSSDDKLISDVFVADIHEILNHFDVRGEYTRQLAEALAVQFDQNVMRAVIKAARTNDLLGGPVAKPVQVAGLDTDVTKLFAAVSTAKQTLDENFVRVDQVPVYALFKTAAWYLMAQSDKNLNRDYNGGDASIRNHTLTTIDGVQILKSNLCPWVNDSANSNIPTRYRQNMATTVGAVWTPDAVATAEVQAMSVQTEEQISKQGTLILARQMSGSDTFRASNAVELRTGAPA; encoded by the coding sequence ATGGCTAACTCTATCCCCTCGAATCCCGGCTTTAAGGCCGGTGGCGCAGCCGGTAACACCGCGCTGTTGCTCGAAATCTTTGGTGGCGAAATCCAAGCCGCCTACGAGCGCATGACGATCATGCGCGACAAGCACCGCATCTTCAAACTGGAGAACGGTAAGACCCTGCGCTTCCCGCGTGTTGGCCGTGCAACTGCCAGCTACCACACGCCGGGCACTGAAATCCTCGGCAAGCAGATCGACCACGATGAGATCGTTCTGTCGTCCGACGACAAGCTGATCTCGGACGTGTTCGTTGCCGACATCCACGAAATCCTGAACCACTTCGACGTTCGCGGCGAATACACCCGCCAACTGGCTGAAGCCCTTGCGGTCCAGTTCGACCAGAACGTCATGCGCGCCGTCATCAAAGCTGCTCGCACGAACGACCTTCTGGGCGGTCCGGTCGCCAAGCCGGTGCAAGTCGCCGGTCTCGATACCGACGTGACCAAGCTGTTCGCAGCCGTCTCGACCGCAAAGCAAACGCTGGATGAGAATTTCGTCCGCGTTGACCAAGTCCCCGTCTACGCCCTGTTCAAGACCGCCGCTTGGTATCTGATGGCGCAGTCGGACAAGAACCTGAACCGCGACTACAACGGTGGCGACGCTTCGATCCGCAATCACACGCTGACGACTATCGACGGTGTTCAGATTCTGAAATCGAACCTGTGCCCGTGGGTCAATGACTCGGCCAACTCCAATATCCCGACGCGCTACCGCCAGAACATGGCGACGACCGTTGGTGCTGTCTGGACTCCTGATGCGGTTGCGACCGCTGAAGTCCAAGCGATGTCGGTTCAAACCGAAGAGCAGATCAGCAAGCAAGGCACGCTGATCCTCGCTCGCCAGATGAGCGGCTCGGATACGTTCCGCGCCTCGAATGCGGTCGAACTGCGCACCGGCGCACCGGCCTAA